The following coding sequences lie in one Primulina huaijiensis isolate GDHJ02 chromosome 2, ASM1229523v2, whole genome shotgun sequence genomic window:
- the LOC140963585 gene encoding membrane protein PM19L, translated as MARAVARTLAAPLLFLNLIMYFIVLGFASWCINRHINGTTNHPSMGGNGATPYFLTFSILAAVLGIVSKVAGGGHLRAWRSDSLAGAGASAIVAWAVTALAFGLACKEINIGGYRGWRLKVLEAFIIILGVTQLLYVMLLHAGFVSSRYGPGYRNNDYGTGAGAEPVPKGAGVTGTRV; from the exons atggCGAGAGCAGTTGCGAGGACTTTGGCAGCTCCGTTGCTGTTTCTGAacctgattatgtattttattgtGTTGGGTTTTGCGAGTTGGTGCATCAACAGGCATATCAATGGCACCACGAACCATCCAA GTATGGGAGGAAATGGTGCGACACCATACTTCTTGACATTTTCTATACTAGCTGCTGTTCTGGGGATAGTTTCCAAAGTTGCCGGCGGCGGCCATCTAAGAGCTTGGAGGAGTGATAGTCTTGCCGGCGCCGGTGCATCCGCCATTGTCGCTTGGGCTGTCACCGCTTTGGCTTTCGG ATTGGCTTGCAAGGAGATAAACATAGGTGGATATAGGGGATGGAGGCTCAAAGTGCTGGAGGCCTTCATTATAATTCTTGGAGTCACCCAATTATTGTACGTGATGCTGCTGCACGCCGGGTTCGTGAGCAGCCGATACGGCCCCGGATACCGAAACAACGACTACGGCACCGGGGCGGGGGCGGAGCCGGTGCCCAAAGGTGCGGGTGTGACGGGGACGAGGGTCTAA